The Cryptococcus gattii WM276 chromosome D, complete sequence region GGGAACGGCATGTCACAAACAAGATAGGAACGACGTATGAGAGTATGGAGAGTCTATTGATCAGTGCGAGCAAGAAGTACGTGGAGGCGATGAACAAGGAGATATGGAAACGGTTTGAAAACCATGCGCAAGTGATTGAGGAGCGGGAATGAGGGTTATCATGGAAACATAGACAGCTGGATGTTTATAACGATATCATCATATTTACAGGACGTTCTATACTGAGCGGAGAGGTCCATCCATCTACAGAAGCATAGTCCTTGCCCATCGCGGTCACTCTTGCCTGGGCTTGGAGAGGACCTTGTGGCTGACCTCCCTGAAGACGTACTGCTTGGTGCCTGGGGCGCCGTCGGCGGCAGCGGGGCTGGTGATGGTGTCGATGTTGGCTACGGGGCAGGCGCGGTAAGAGACAGGCGCGCGACGGCGGACGTACCTTCGACATAGAGCAGGGAGCCAGGCACGAGAGACTCGATCCTGGCCTCGGCGCGCTCGTTGAAgttgaagatggtgaacCACGAGGGGTCAGCACGGACGGGGTCTGTGCGGGGAGCTATGGGTCAGCAgggggggcgggggggAGGGGATGACTGACAGCCGCCTTCGTCGAGGATGACCTCTGCGTGTTGTCAGCGGGTGGCGGG contains the following coding sequences:
- a CDS encoding Hypothetical protein (Similar to TIGR gene model, INSD accession AAW42834.1; CND04110) — encoded protein: MFRPAVARPAASLARAPARSFVSRATFVGRLGTAPEKSTTSAGQPYYKYPLAVSKPPKRDADGSKSPPRVTPPSVPRHPLTTRRGHPRRRRLSLPAQTPSVLTPRGSPSSTSTSAPRPGSSLSCLAPCSMSKVPNIDTITSPAAADGAPGTKQYVFREVSHKVLSKPRQE